One bacterium genomic window carries:
- a CDS encoding TrkA family potassium uptake protein produces the protein MGNFLVVGLGAFGKAVAESLYAQKHTVVGVDVQRERVEHFRDLMSECVEADASDREMLGQVLDGIGVENLEAAVVGVGRRLDVSVLVCLFLKEAGVKRIVAKVLTEDHARALRHLGVNETVFPEADSGMRLAKRLSSPRVLESLSLGQGYQVMEIEAPAAYADKNLQELAIREKSGALVVAIRRAGSEKLETAPNGESRVGLGDALILLGPEDAPSKLEA, from the coding sequence ATGGGGAATTTCCTGGTAGTGGGGCTCGGCGCTTTCGGCAAAGCGGTCGCCGAATCGCTCTATGCGCAGAAACATACCGTGGTCGGCGTAGACGTCCAACGGGAGCGGGTGGAGCACTTCCGCGATCTCATGAGCGAGTGCGTGGAGGCGGACGCCAGCGATCGGGAAATGCTGGGGCAAGTGCTTGATGGCATCGGAGTGGAAAATCTGGAGGCCGCCGTTGTGGGCGTGGGGCGGCGCCTGGACGTGAGCGTTCTGGTCTGCCTCTTTCTCAAGGAGGCCGGGGTGAAGCGGATTGTGGCCAAGGTGTTGACCGAGGATCACGCCCGCGCGCTGCGGCATCTGGGGGTCAACGAAACGGTGTTCCCCGAGGCGGACTCCGGCATGCGCCTGGCCAAGCGCCTCTCCAGCCCGAGGGTGCTCGAGTCGCTCTCCCTCGGCCAGGGCTACCAGGTGATGGAGATCGAGGCGCCGGCGGCATATGCAGACAAGAATCTGCAGGAGCTGGCGATTCGCGAAAAAAGCGGCGCCCTGGTGGTGGCGATCCGCCGGGCGGGCTCCGAAAAGCTCGAAACCGCGCCGAACGGCGAGAGCCGGGTGGGGCTCGGGGATGCCCTCATCCTGCTGGGCCCCGAGGATGCCCCCTCGAAGCTGGAGGCGTAA
- a CDS encoding TIGR04282 family arsenosugar biosynthesis glycosyltransferase, which produces MRFPESLILFARAPRPGKAKTRLIPALGAEGAAALYRAFLADAAGTARELRAEEPAVGLFSEWSRTEGGPEAGFSPSAWLPGPFLHRAQTGLHLGSRMAAALGRRLAFGGPAILIGTDFPDLPPEILSSAFSLLRSGGPNNETPKKAVIGPAKDGGYYLIGLTRPAPGAFEGIAWGKPDVFRKTVEKLKTLEFEVAVLPEWQDVYAPEDLAALRARLRKAGPGIAPRTRRALAELPPETE; this is translated from the coding sequence GTGCGCTTTCCGGAGAGTCTCATCCTGTTTGCCAGAGCCCCTCGGCCGGGGAAGGCGAAGACACGGCTCATCCCTGCCCTGGGGGCGGAGGGGGCGGCCGCGCTCTACCGCGCGTTTCTGGCGGACGCCGCCGGCACCGCGCGAGAGCTCCGCGCGGAAGAGCCCGCCGTCGGCCTTTTCTCCGAATGGTCCCGGACGGAGGGCGGGCCGGAAGCCGGTTTTTCGCCCTCAGCCTGGCTCCCCGGCCCTTTTCTCCACCGCGCGCAAACGGGGCTCCATCTCGGCTCCCGGATGGCCGCTGCCCTCGGCCGGAGACTCGCCTTTGGCGGCCCGGCGATCCTCATCGGAACAGATTTTCCCGATCTGCCACCCGAAATTCTTTCATCTGCGTTTTCATTACTGCGGAGCGGCGGGCCGAATAACGAGACCCCAAAGAAAGCCGTCATCGGCCCCGCCAAGGATGGCGGGTACTACCTCATCGGCCTCACCCGCCCGGCACCCGGCGCTTTCGAGGGAATCGCATGGGGCAAACCGGATGTTTTCCGCAAGACCGTGGAAAAACTCAAAACCCTGGAATTCGAAGTGGCTGTTTTGCCCGAGTGGCAGGATGTCTATGCGCCGGAGGATCTCGCCGCCCTGCGGGCGCGCCTGCGGAAAGCCGGCCCGGGGATCGCGCCCCGCACGCGGCGGGCACTTGCGGAACTGCCGCCTGAAACCGAGTAA
- a CDS encoding carbon monoxide dehydrogenase subunit G yields the protein MEFNQEVIIAAPRQKVWDFIWDVEEFAACVPGVTSVEKVDEAHYNVRVEQKISFLKAQFNIQVVIVEQRAPEYIRTSGEGKDSKIAASLKQTNEVTLEALSEDETKVSIHSNVDVFGKLGSMGFSVIKNQANKIFSQFAQNVKAKIE from the coding sequence ATGGAATTCAACCAGGAAGTCATTATCGCCGCCCCGCGGCAGAAAGTGTGGGATTTCATCTGGGACGTGGAGGAGTTCGCCGCCTGCGTTCCCGGCGTCACATCGGTCGAGAAGGTGGACGAGGCCCACTACAACGTCAGGGTCGAGCAGAAGATCAGTTTTCTCAAGGCGCAGTTCAACATCCAGGTCGTCATCGTGGAGCAGCGCGCCCCCGAGTACATCCGCACGAGCGGCGAGGGGAAGGACTCGAAGATCGCCGCGAGCCTCAAGCAAACGAACGAGGTGACGCTCGAGGCGCTCTCGGAGGATGAGACCAAGGTGTCCATTCACTCCAACGTGGATGTTTTCGGGAAACTCGGTTCGATGGGCTTCAGTGTCATCAAGAACCAGGCGAACAAAATCTTCAGCCAGTTCGCCCAGAACGTGAAGGCGAAGATCGAGTAG